From a region of the Hippopotamus amphibius kiboko isolate mHipAmp2 chromosome 3, mHipAmp2.hap2, whole genome shotgun sequence genome:
- the LMNTD2 gene encoding lamin tail domain-containing protein 2 isoform X7: MPSGHQAQLHRDALLCQPAVRRGGGQSAARARPAREQGLIKRQGRWHFRSALESLDSCTLRLLWGQRELELQALRWAIQNQQEARHCHILQEVAGLPAKRSSGSSRSQEKFLQNQVQKLTLELEEQKEQAQLEKAHLEERLLQARNMLQQLEAELQAFQKSCLLQLACSSWVGRMLRSSTGNVEVVTAETLMDPSDLSENDQAATAGEGFRLEDVDWNSIAHRFPNLFTNLESNSDPKHPQAPPPPQLPPATPSDQWSSELCYRNREHRLKSVEWSALPLVGTSSSGGADSESSSCLLAVRYHVHQVTGDPPQAPGHTAEQVEAQAQSLFRDTQAASEGRLSLDLQKSHLDRQSKNGREPEYPAHPHSRLSGCCPSPSGACLKIVAVSRRQRFVRILNQSLEDTADLGDFVLQQQVRDFPVCMYRFPPGTLLAPRHHITVWGEAPGSTKRQPPSCLGREPVHFHSSRGCVTLLLNPQGEVLSEHQAPHCVTPVPRTFADNTDLSTDRFPLSEARPEADLLEQQPQPRPPCEGRVREAGAGRRRPRTRVQLPRLNTGRLFRQRQVPARPEGAAETHPAVLPAVLAPEATLRLQHRQARKERKVRVSARTGVRQPRPSGPAPMGQPRPSGPSPPSQAPPRQVCRKSVDRGCPMVALSVQSTAESRFGFRFLSCPPITADSRWPV; encoded by the exons ATGCCCTCAGGACACCAAGCCCAGCTCCACCGGGATGCTCTCCTCTGTCAACCTGCagtaaggaggggaggggggcagtcagCCGCTCGGGCCAGACCCGCCAGAGAGCAGGGCTTGATCAAGCGGCAGGGGCGCTGGCATTTCAGGTCGGCCCTGGAGTCCCTGGACTCCTGCACCCTTCGGCTGCTGTGGGGGCAGCGGGAACTGGAGCTCCAGGCCCTGCGGTGGGCCATCCAGAACCAGCAGGAGGCCCGGCACTGCCATATCCTGCAAGAGGTGGCTGGGCTTCCAGCCAAGAGGTCCTCAGG GAGCTCGCGTAGTCAGGAGAAGTTCCTGCAAAACCAGGTCCAAAAGCTGACTTTGGAGTTGGAAGAGCAGAAGGAACAGGCCCAGCTG GAGAAGGCGCACCTGGAGGAGCGGCTGCTGCAGGCCAGAAACATGCTGCAGCAGCTGGAGGCTGAGCTGCAGGCCTTCCAGAAGTCCTGTCTCCTGCAGCTGGCCTGCTCCTCTTGGGTGGGCCGCATGCTGCGGTCATCCACGGGTAATGTGGAG GTGGTGACAGCAGAGACCCTGATGGACCCCAGCGACCTCTCTGAGAATGATCAGGCCGCCACTGCTGGGGAG GGTTTCCGGCTGGAGGATGTAGACTGGAACAGCATTGCCCACCGGTTCCCCAACCTCTTCACCAACCTTGAGTCCAACTCAGATCCAAA GCATCCCCAGGCCCCGCCGCCCCCGCAGCTCCCACCAGCCACACCATCTGACCAGTGGAGCTCGGAGCTGTGCTATCGAAACAGGGAGCATCGTCTCAAGAGTGTCGAGTGGAGCGCCCTGCCCCTGGTGGGCACCAGCAGCTCCGGGGGCGCCGACTCCGAGTCCAGCAGCTGCCTGCTGGCTGTGCGTTATCACGTGCATCAAGTGACAGGGGACCCTCCACAGGCGCCAGGCCACACTGCTGAGCAGGTGGAGGCACAGGCGCAGAGCCTCTTCAGGGACACTCAGGCAGCATCGGAAG GCCGCCTCTCCCTGGATCTCCAAAAATCCCACCTGGACAGGCAGAGCAAGAATGGCCGGGAGCCTGAGTACCCCGCGCATCCCCACTCCCGGCTTTCTGGGTGCTGTCCAAG CCCCTCGGGCGCCTGCCTGAAGATCGTGGCCGTGAGCCGCCGCCAGCGCTTCGTGCGCATCCTCAACCAGTCGCTGGAGGACACGGCCGACCTGGGTGACTTCGTGCTGCAGCAGCAAGTGCGTGACTTCCCCGTGTGCATGTACCGCTTCCCACCTGGCACGCTGCTGGCGCCACGGCACCACATCACG GTGTGGGGCGAGGCGCCCGGCAGCACCAAGCGGCAGCCACCCTCCTGCTTGGGCCGGGAGCCCGTCCACTTCCACTCCAGCCGAGGCTGCGTGACCCTCCTCCTGAACCCCCAAGGCGAG GTCCTCAGCGAGCACCAGGCCCCGCACTGCGTGACCCCCGTGCCCAGGACCTTCGCCGACAACACCGACTTGTCCACCGACCGTTTCCCGCTCTCAGAGGCCCGGCCCGAAGCCGACCTCTTGGAACAGCAGCCCCAGCCTCGACCCCCGTGCGAGGGTCGAGTGCGGGAGGCCGGGGCCGGGCGCCGGAGGCCGAG gacgCGGGTCCAGCTGCCCCGCCTGAACACCGGCAGGCTCTTCCGCCAGCGGCAGGTGCCCGCGCGGCCGGAGGGCGCCGCCGAGACCCACCCAGCGGTCCTGCCTGCCGTCCTCGCCCCCG AGGCCACGCTGCGCCTCCAGCACCGGCAGGCTAGGAAGGAACGCAAGGTCCGGGTGAGCGCGCGCACGGGCGTAAGGCAGCCCCGCCCCTCGGGCCCCGCCCCCATGGGCCAGCCCCGCCCCTcgggcccctccccgccctctcaggccccgccccgccaggtgTGCCGGAAGAGCGTGGACCGCGGCTGCCCCATGGTGGCGCTGTCGGTGCAGAGCACGGCCGAGAGCAGGTTCGGCTTCCGCTTCCTCAGCTGCCCGCCCATCACCGCGGACTCGCGCTGGCCGGTGTAG
- the LMNTD2 gene encoding lamin tail domain-containing protein 2 isoform X3, with translation MGTSRRVGWGYWAEGVTMAGPACHSVSPGPAKVSWAIAQPLTASSGWTKRGPRFTWGPGLGSPWSLLVTNSPSPSGCRYPWQHCRAFLSPGLLGFQASAPPTTSRMAPESCQEAEDAEEEALPSLVDRKPVSGHVGPPASAPADPVASACPQDTKPSSTGMLSSVNLQSSRSQEKFLQNQVQKLTLELEEQKEQAQLEKAHLEERLLQARNMLQQLEAELQAFQKSCLLQLACSSWVGRMLRSSTGNVEVVTAETLMDPSDLSENDQAATAGEGFRLEDVDWNSIAHRFPNLFTNLESNSDPKHPQAPPPPQLPPATPSDQWSSELCYRNREHRLKSVEWSALPLVGTSSSGGADSESSSCLLAVRYHVHQVTGDPPQAPGHTAEQVEAQAQSLFRDTQAASEGRLSLDLQKSHLDRQSKNGREPEYPAHPHSRLSGCCPSPSGACLKIVAVSRRQRFVRILNQSLEDTADLGDFVLQQQVRDFPVCMYRFPPGTLLAPRHHITVWGEAPGSTKRQPPSCLGREPVHFHSSRGCVTLLLNPQGEVLSEHQAPHCVTPVPRTFADNTDLSTDRFPLSEARPEADLLEQQPQPRPPCEGRVREAGAGRRRPRTRVQLPRLNTGRLFRQRQVPARPEGAAETHPAVLPAVLAPGECAAGRHVEGGTDSEEGAAGRPHPITAPRRGHAAPPAPAG, from the exons ATGGGAACCTCCCGTAGGGTTGGTTGGGGGTATTGGGCTGAGGGGGTGACCATGGCAGGCCCTGCTTGTCACTCTGTGTCCCCTGGGCCTGCTAAGGTTAGCTGGGCAATAGCTCAGCCTCTTACTGCTTCTTCAGGCTGGACAAAgagggggcccaggttcactTGGGGCCCTGGTCTGGGGTCTCCCTGGAGCCTCCTGGTAACAAACAGCCCCTCCCCTTCTGGGTGCAGGTATCCATGGCAACACTGTAGAGCCTTTCTCTCCCCAGGCCTGCTTGGATTTCAGGCCTCAG CTCCGCCAACAACATCAAGAATGGCCCCTGAGTCTTGTCAGGAGGCTGAAGACGCCGAGGAAGAGGCTCTCCCATCCCTGGTGGACCGAAAGCCGGTCAGTGGCCACGTGGGGCCTCCAGCCAGCGCCCCTGCAGACCCGGTGGCTTCTGCATGCCCTCAGGACACCAAGCCCAGCTCCACCGGGATGCTCTCCTCTGTCAACCTGCa GAGCTCGCGTAGTCAGGAGAAGTTCCTGCAAAACCAGGTCCAAAAGCTGACTTTGGAGTTGGAAGAGCAGAAGGAACAGGCCCAGCTG GAGAAGGCGCACCTGGAGGAGCGGCTGCTGCAGGCCAGAAACATGCTGCAGCAGCTGGAGGCTGAGCTGCAGGCCTTCCAGAAGTCCTGTCTCCTGCAGCTGGCCTGCTCCTCTTGGGTGGGCCGCATGCTGCGGTCATCCACGGGTAATGTGGAG GTGGTGACAGCAGAGACCCTGATGGACCCCAGCGACCTCTCTGAGAATGATCAGGCCGCCACTGCTGGGGAG GGTTTCCGGCTGGAGGATGTAGACTGGAACAGCATTGCCCACCGGTTCCCCAACCTCTTCACCAACCTTGAGTCCAACTCAGATCCAAA GCATCCCCAGGCCCCGCCGCCCCCGCAGCTCCCACCAGCCACACCATCTGACCAGTGGAGCTCGGAGCTGTGCTATCGAAACAGGGAGCATCGTCTCAAGAGTGTCGAGTGGAGCGCCCTGCCCCTGGTGGGCACCAGCAGCTCCGGGGGCGCCGACTCCGAGTCCAGCAGCTGCCTGCTGGCTGTGCGTTATCACGTGCATCAAGTGACAGGGGACCCTCCACAGGCGCCAGGCCACACTGCTGAGCAGGTGGAGGCACAGGCGCAGAGCCTCTTCAGGGACACTCAGGCAGCATCGGAAG GCCGCCTCTCCCTGGATCTCCAAAAATCCCACCTGGACAGGCAGAGCAAGAATGGCCGGGAGCCTGAGTACCCCGCGCATCCCCACTCCCGGCTTTCTGGGTGCTGTCCAAG CCCCTCGGGCGCCTGCCTGAAGATCGTGGCCGTGAGCCGCCGCCAGCGCTTCGTGCGCATCCTCAACCAGTCGCTGGAGGACACGGCCGACCTGGGTGACTTCGTGCTGCAGCAGCAAGTGCGTGACTTCCCCGTGTGCATGTACCGCTTCCCACCTGGCACGCTGCTGGCGCCACGGCACCACATCACG GTGTGGGGCGAGGCGCCCGGCAGCACCAAGCGGCAGCCACCCTCCTGCTTGGGCCGGGAGCCCGTCCACTTCCACTCCAGCCGAGGCTGCGTGACCCTCCTCCTGAACCCCCAAGGCGAG GTCCTCAGCGAGCACCAGGCCCCGCACTGCGTGACCCCCGTGCCCAGGACCTTCGCCGACAACACCGACTTGTCCACCGACCGTTTCCCGCTCTCAGAGGCCCGGCCCGAAGCCGACCTCTTGGAACAGCAGCCCCAGCCTCGACCCCCGTGCGAGGGTCGAGTGCGGGAGGCCGGGGCCGGGCGCCGGAGGCCGAG gacgCGGGTCCAGCTGCCCCGCCTGAACACCGGCAGGCTCTTCCGCCAGCGGCAGGTGCCCGCGCGGCCGGAGGGCGCCGCCGAGACCCACCCAGCGGTCCTGCCTGCCGTCCTCGCCCCCGGTGAGTGCGCGGCAGGGAGGCACGTGGAGGGAGGGACGGACAGCGAGGAGGGAGCAGCCGGCCGACCTCACCCCATCACCGCCCCGCGCAGAGGCCACGCTGCGCCTCCAGCACCGGCAGGCTAG
- the LMNTD2 gene encoding lamin tail domain-containing protein 2 isoform X2, producing the protein MGTSRRVGWGYWAEGVTMAGPACHSVSPGPAKVSWAIAQPLTASSGWTKRGPRFTWGPGLGSPWSLLVTNSPSPSGCRYPWQHCRAFLSPGLLGFQASAPPTTSRMAPESCQEAEDAEEEALPSLVDRKPVSGHVGPPASAPADPVASACPQDTKPSSTGMLSSVNLQSALESLDSCTLRLLWGQRELELQALRWAIQNQQEARHCHILQEVAGLPAKRSSGSSRSQEKFLQNQVQKLTLELEEQKEQAQLEKAHLEERLLQARNMLQQLEAELQAFQKSCLLQLACSSWVGRMLRSSTGNVEVVTAETLMDPSDLSENDQAATAGEGFRLEDVDWNSIAHRFPNLFTNLESNSDPKHPQAPPPPQLPPATPSDQWSSELCYRNREHRLKSVEWSALPLVGTSSSGGADSESSSCLLAVRYHVHQVTGDPPQAPGHTAEQVEAQAQSLFRDTQAASEGRLSLDLQKSHLDRQSKNGREPEYPAHPHSRLSGCCPSPSGACLKIVAVSRRQRFVRILNQSLEDTADLGDFVLQQQVWGEAPGSTKRQPPSCLGREPVHFHSSRGCVTLLLNPQGEVLSEHQAPHCVTPVPRTFADNTDLSTDRFPLSEARPEADLLEQQPQPRPPCEGRVREAGAGRRRPRTRVQLPRLNTGRLFRQRQVPARPEGAAETHPAVLPAVLAPGECAAGRHVEGGTDSEEGAAGRPHPITAPRRGHAAPPAPAG; encoded by the exons ATGGGAACCTCCCGTAGGGTTGGTTGGGGGTATTGGGCTGAGGGGGTGACCATGGCAGGCCCTGCTTGTCACTCTGTGTCCCCTGGGCCTGCTAAGGTTAGCTGGGCAATAGCTCAGCCTCTTACTGCTTCTTCAGGCTGGACAAAgagggggcccaggttcactTGGGGCCCTGGTCTGGGGTCTCCCTGGAGCCTCCTGGTAACAAACAGCCCCTCCCCTTCTGGGTGCAGGTATCCATGGCAACACTGTAGAGCCTTTCTCTCCCCAGGCCTGCTTGGATTTCAGGCCTCAG CTCCGCCAACAACATCAAGAATGGCCCCTGAGTCTTGTCAGGAGGCTGAAGACGCCGAGGAAGAGGCTCTCCCATCCCTGGTGGACCGAAAGCCGGTCAGTGGCCACGTGGGGCCTCCAGCCAGCGCCCCTGCAGACCCGGTGGCTTCTGCATGCCCTCAGGACACCAAGCCCAGCTCCACCGGGATGCTCTCCTCTGTCAACCTGCa GTCGGCCCTGGAGTCCCTGGACTCCTGCACCCTTCGGCTGCTGTGGGGGCAGCGGGAACTGGAGCTCCAGGCCCTGCGGTGGGCCATCCAGAACCAGCAGGAGGCCCGGCACTGCCATATCCTGCAAGAGGTGGCTGGGCTTCCAGCCAAGAGGTCCTCAGG GAGCTCGCGTAGTCAGGAGAAGTTCCTGCAAAACCAGGTCCAAAAGCTGACTTTGGAGTTGGAAGAGCAGAAGGAACAGGCCCAGCTG GAGAAGGCGCACCTGGAGGAGCGGCTGCTGCAGGCCAGAAACATGCTGCAGCAGCTGGAGGCTGAGCTGCAGGCCTTCCAGAAGTCCTGTCTCCTGCAGCTGGCCTGCTCCTCTTGGGTGGGCCGCATGCTGCGGTCATCCACGGGTAATGTGGAG GTGGTGACAGCAGAGACCCTGATGGACCCCAGCGACCTCTCTGAGAATGATCAGGCCGCCACTGCTGGGGAG GGTTTCCGGCTGGAGGATGTAGACTGGAACAGCATTGCCCACCGGTTCCCCAACCTCTTCACCAACCTTGAGTCCAACTCAGATCCAAA GCATCCCCAGGCCCCGCCGCCCCCGCAGCTCCCACCAGCCACACCATCTGACCAGTGGAGCTCGGAGCTGTGCTATCGAAACAGGGAGCATCGTCTCAAGAGTGTCGAGTGGAGCGCCCTGCCCCTGGTGGGCACCAGCAGCTCCGGGGGCGCCGACTCCGAGTCCAGCAGCTGCCTGCTGGCTGTGCGTTATCACGTGCATCAAGTGACAGGGGACCCTCCACAGGCGCCAGGCCACACTGCTGAGCAGGTGGAGGCACAGGCGCAGAGCCTCTTCAGGGACACTCAGGCAGCATCGGAAG GCCGCCTCTCCCTGGATCTCCAAAAATCCCACCTGGACAGGCAGAGCAAGAATGGCCGGGAGCCTGAGTACCCCGCGCATCCCCACTCCCGGCTTTCTGGGTGCTGTCCAAG CCCCTCGGGCGCCTGCCTGAAGATCGTGGCCGTGAGCCGCCGCCAGCGCTTCGTGCGCATCCTCAACCAGTCGCTGGAGGACACGGCCGACCTGGGTGACTTCGTGCTGCAGCAGCAA GTGTGGGGCGAGGCGCCCGGCAGCACCAAGCGGCAGCCACCCTCCTGCTTGGGCCGGGAGCCCGTCCACTTCCACTCCAGCCGAGGCTGCGTGACCCTCCTCCTGAACCCCCAAGGCGAG GTCCTCAGCGAGCACCAGGCCCCGCACTGCGTGACCCCCGTGCCCAGGACCTTCGCCGACAACACCGACTTGTCCACCGACCGTTTCCCGCTCTCAGAGGCCCGGCCCGAAGCCGACCTCTTGGAACAGCAGCCCCAGCCTCGACCCCCGTGCGAGGGTCGAGTGCGGGAGGCCGGGGCCGGGCGCCGGAGGCCGAG gacgCGGGTCCAGCTGCCCCGCCTGAACACCGGCAGGCTCTTCCGCCAGCGGCAGGTGCCCGCGCGGCCGGAGGGCGCCGCCGAGACCCACCCAGCGGTCCTGCCTGCCGTCCTCGCCCCCGGTGAGTGCGCGGCAGGGAGGCACGTGGAGGGAGGGACGGACAGCGAGGAGGGAGCAGCCGGCCGACCTCACCCCATCACCGCCCCGCGCAGAGGCCACGCTGCGCCTCCAGCACCGGCAGGCTAG
- the LMNTD2 gene encoding lamin tail domain-containing protein 2 isoform X1 yields the protein MGTSRRVGWGYWAEGVTMAGPACHSVSPGPAKVSWAIAQPLTASSGWTKRGPRFTWGPGLGSPWSLLVTNSPSPSGCRYPWQHCRAFLSPGLLGFQASAPPTTSRMAPESCQEAEDAEEEALPSLVDRKPVSGHVGPPASAPADPVASACPQDTKPSSTGMLSSVNLQSALESLDSCTLRLLWGQRELELQALRWAIQNQQEARHCHILQEVAGLPAKRSSGSSRSQEKFLQNQVQKLTLELEEQKEQAQLEKAHLEERLLQARNMLQQLEAELQAFQKSCLLQLACSSWVGRMLRSSTGNVEVVTAETLMDPSDLSENDQAATAGEGFRLEDVDWNSIAHRFPNLFTNLESNSDPKHPQAPPPPQLPPATPSDQWSSELCYRNREHRLKSVEWSALPLVGTSSSGGADSESSSCLLAVRYHVHQVTGDPPQAPGHTAEQVEAQAQSLFRDTQAASEGRLSLDLQKSHLDRQSKNGREPEYPAHPHSRLSGCCPSPSGACLKIVAVSRRQRFVRILNQSLEDTADLGDFVLQQQVRDFPVCMYRFPPGTLLAPRHHITVWGEAPGSTKRQPPSCLGREPVHFHSSRGCVTLLLNPQGEVLSEHQAPHCVTPVPRTFADNTDLSTDRFPLSEARPEADLLEQQPQPRPPCEGRVREAGAGRRRPRTRVQLPRLNTGRLFRQRQVPARPEGAAETHPAVLPAVLAPGECAAGRHVEGGTDSEEGAAGRPHPITAPRRGHAAPPAPAG from the exons ATGGGAACCTCCCGTAGGGTTGGTTGGGGGTATTGGGCTGAGGGGGTGACCATGGCAGGCCCTGCTTGTCACTCTGTGTCCCCTGGGCCTGCTAAGGTTAGCTGGGCAATAGCTCAGCCTCTTACTGCTTCTTCAGGCTGGACAAAgagggggcccaggttcactTGGGGCCCTGGTCTGGGGTCTCCCTGGAGCCTCCTGGTAACAAACAGCCCCTCCCCTTCTGGGTGCAGGTATCCATGGCAACACTGTAGAGCCTTTCTCTCCCCAGGCCTGCTTGGATTTCAGGCCTCAG CTCCGCCAACAACATCAAGAATGGCCCCTGAGTCTTGTCAGGAGGCTGAAGACGCCGAGGAAGAGGCTCTCCCATCCCTGGTGGACCGAAAGCCGGTCAGTGGCCACGTGGGGCCTCCAGCCAGCGCCCCTGCAGACCCGGTGGCTTCTGCATGCCCTCAGGACACCAAGCCCAGCTCCACCGGGATGCTCTCCTCTGTCAACCTGCa GTCGGCCCTGGAGTCCCTGGACTCCTGCACCCTTCGGCTGCTGTGGGGGCAGCGGGAACTGGAGCTCCAGGCCCTGCGGTGGGCCATCCAGAACCAGCAGGAGGCCCGGCACTGCCATATCCTGCAAGAGGTGGCTGGGCTTCCAGCCAAGAGGTCCTCAGG GAGCTCGCGTAGTCAGGAGAAGTTCCTGCAAAACCAGGTCCAAAAGCTGACTTTGGAGTTGGAAGAGCAGAAGGAACAGGCCCAGCTG GAGAAGGCGCACCTGGAGGAGCGGCTGCTGCAGGCCAGAAACATGCTGCAGCAGCTGGAGGCTGAGCTGCAGGCCTTCCAGAAGTCCTGTCTCCTGCAGCTGGCCTGCTCCTCTTGGGTGGGCCGCATGCTGCGGTCATCCACGGGTAATGTGGAG GTGGTGACAGCAGAGACCCTGATGGACCCCAGCGACCTCTCTGAGAATGATCAGGCCGCCACTGCTGGGGAG GGTTTCCGGCTGGAGGATGTAGACTGGAACAGCATTGCCCACCGGTTCCCCAACCTCTTCACCAACCTTGAGTCCAACTCAGATCCAAA GCATCCCCAGGCCCCGCCGCCCCCGCAGCTCCCACCAGCCACACCATCTGACCAGTGGAGCTCGGAGCTGTGCTATCGAAACAGGGAGCATCGTCTCAAGAGTGTCGAGTGGAGCGCCCTGCCCCTGGTGGGCACCAGCAGCTCCGGGGGCGCCGACTCCGAGTCCAGCAGCTGCCTGCTGGCTGTGCGTTATCACGTGCATCAAGTGACAGGGGACCCTCCACAGGCGCCAGGCCACACTGCTGAGCAGGTGGAGGCACAGGCGCAGAGCCTCTTCAGGGACACTCAGGCAGCATCGGAAG GCCGCCTCTCCCTGGATCTCCAAAAATCCCACCTGGACAGGCAGAGCAAGAATGGCCGGGAGCCTGAGTACCCCGCGCATCCCCACTCCCGGCTTTCTGGGTGCTGTCCAAG CCCCTCGGGCGCCTGCCTGAAGATCGTGGCCGTGAGCCGCCGCCAGCGCTTCGTGCGCATCCTCAACCAGTCGCTGGAGGACACGGCCGACCTGGGTGACTTCGTGCTGCAGCAGCAAGTGCGTGACTTCCCCGTGTGCATGTACCGCTTCCCACCTGGCACGCTGCTGGCGCCACGGCACCACATCACG GTGTGGGGCGAGGCGCCCGGCAGCACCAAGCGGCAGCCACCCTCCTGCTTGGGCCGGGAGCCCGTCCACTTCCACTCCAGCCGAGGCTGCGTGACCCTCCTCCTGAACCCCCAAGGCGAG GTCCTCAGCGAGCACCAGGCCCCGCACTGCGTGACCCCCGTGCCCAGGACCTTCGCCGACAACACCGACTTGTCCACCGACCGTTTCCCGCTCTCAGAGGCCCGGCCCGAAGCCGACCTCTTGGAACAGCAGCCCCAGCCTCGACCCCCGTGCGAGGGTCGAGTGCGGGAGGCCGGGGCCGGGCGCCGGAGGCCGAG gacgCGGGTCCAGCTGCCCCGCCTGAACACCGGCAGGCTCTTCCGCCAGCGGCAGGTGCCCGCGCGGCCGGAGGGCGCCGCCGAGACCCACCCAGCGGTCCTGCCTGCCGTCCTCGCCCCCGGTGAGTGCGCGGCAGGGAGGCACGTGGAGGGAGGGACGGACAGCGAGGAGGGAGCAGCCGGCCGACCTCACCCCATCACCGCCCCGCGCAGAGGCCACGCTGCGCCTCCAGCACCGGCAGGCTAG
- the LMNTD2 gene encoding lamin tail domain-containing protein 2 isoform X4, translated as MLCEPAALFGAIVHILVCWSCKESPAGVPHTGPRADPPPLLSAPPTTSRMAPESCQEAEDAEEEALPSLVDRKPVSGHVGPPASAPADPVASACPQDTKPSSTGMLSSVNLQSALESLDSCTLRLLWGQRELELQALRWAIQNQQEARHCHILQEVAGLPAKRSSGSSRSQEKFLQNQVQKLTLELEEQKEQAQLEKAHLEERLLQARNMLQQLEAELQAFQKSCLLQLACSSWVGRMLRSSTGNVEVVTAETLMDPSDLSENDQAATAGEGFRLEDVDWNSIAHRFPNLFTNLESNSDPKHPQAPPPPQLPPATPSDQWSSELCYRNREHRLKSVEWSALPLVGTSSSGGADSESSSCLLAVRYHVHQVTGDPPQAPGHTAEQVEAQAQSLFRDTQAASEGRLSLDLQKSHLDRQSKNGREPEYPAHPHSRLSGCCPSPSGACLKIVAVSRRQRFVRILNQSLEDTADLGDFVLQQQVRDFPVCMYRFPPGTLLAPRHHITVWGEAPGSTKRQPPSCLGREPVHFHSSRGCVTLLLNPQGEVLSEHQAPHCVTPVPRTFADNTDLSTDRFPLSEARPEADLLEQQPQPRPPCEGRVREAGAGRRRPRTRVQLPRLNTGRLFRQRQVPARPEGAAETHPAVLPAVLAPGECAAGRHVEGGTDSEEGAAGRPHPITAPRRGHAAPPAPAG; from the exons ATGCTCTGTGAACCAGCGGCGCTATTTGGGGCCATCGTACACATACTTGTGTGTTGGTCATGTAAGGAGAGCCCTGCAGGGGTGCCCCACACGGGACCCAGGGCAGACCCACCACCTCTCCTCTCAGCTCCGCCAACAACATCAAGAATGGCCCCTGAGTCTTGTCAGGAGGCTGAAGACGCCGAGGAAGAGGCTCTCCCATCCCTGGTGGACCGAAAGCCGGTCAGTGGCCACGTGGGGCCTCCAGCCAGCGCCCCTGCAGACCCGGTGGCTTCTGCATGCCCTCAGGACACCAAGCCCAGCTCCACCGGGATGCTCTCCTCTGTCAACCTGCa GTCGGCCCTGGAGTCCCTGGACTCCTGCACCCTTCGGCTGCTGTGGGGGCAGCGGGAACTGGAGCTCCAGGCCCTGCGGTGGGCCATCCAGAACCAGCAGGAGGCCCGGCACTGCCATATCCTGCAAGAGGTGGCTGGGCTTCCAGCCAAGAGGTCCTCAGG GAGCTCGCGTAGTCAGGAGAAGTTCCTGCAAAACCAGGTCCAAAAGCTGACTTTGGAGTTGGAAGAGCAGAAGGAACAGGCCCAGCTG GAGAAGGCGCACCTGGAGGAGCGGCTGCTGCAGGCCAGAAACATGCTGCAGCAGCTGGAGGCTGAGCTGCAGGCCTTCCAGAAGTCCTGTCTCCTGCAGCTGGCCTGCTCCTCTTGGGTGGGCCGCATGCTGCGGTCATCCACGGGTAATGTGGAG GTGGTGACAGCAGAGACCCTGATGGACCCCAGCGACCTCTCTGAGAATGATCAGGCCGCCACTGCTGGGGAG GGTTTCCGGCTGGAGGATGTAGACTGGAACAGCATTGCCCACCGGTTCCCCAACCTCTTCACCAACCTTGAGTCCAACTCAGATCCAAA GCATCCCCAGGCCCCGCCGCCCCCGCAGCTCCCACCAGCCACACCATCTGACCAGTGGAGCTCGGAGCTGTGCTATCGAAACAGGGAGCATCGTCTCAAGAGTGTCGAGTGGAGCGCCCTGCCCCTGGTGGGCACCAGCAGCTCCGGGGGCGCCGACTCCGAGTCCAGCAGCTGCCTGCTGGCTGTGCGTTATCACGTGCATCAAGTGACAGGGGACCCTCCACAGGCGCCAGGCCACACTGCTGAGCAGGTGGAGGCACAGGCGCAGAGCCTCTTCAGGGACACTCAGGCAGCATCGGAAG GCCGCCTCTCCCTGGATCTCCAAAAATCCCACCTGGACAGGCAGAGCAAGAATGGCCGGGAGCCTGAGTACCCCGCGCATCCCCACTCCCGGCTTTCTGGGTGCTGTCCAAG CCCCTCGGGCGCCTGCCTGAAGATCGTGGCCGTGAGCCGCCGCCAGCGCTTCGTGCGCATCCTCAACCAGTCGCTGGAGGACACGGCCGACCTGGGTGACTTCGTGCTGCAGCAGCAAGTGCGTGACTTCCCCGTGTGCATGTACCGCTTCCCACCTGGCACGCTGCTGGCGCCACGGCACCACATCACG GTGTGGGGCGAGGCGCCCGGCAGCACCAAGCGGCAGCCACCCTCCTGCTTGGGCCGGGAGCCCGTCCACTTCCACTCCAGCCGAGGCTGCGTGACCCTCCTCCTGAACCCCCAAGGCGAG GTCCTCAGCGAGCACCAGGCCCCGCACTGCGTGACCCCCGTGCCCAGGACCTTCGCCGACAACACCGACTTGTCCACCGACCGTTTCCCGCTCTCAGAGGCCCGGCCCGAAGCCGACCTCTTGGAACAGCAGCCCCAGCCTCGACCCCCGTGCGAGGGTCGAGTGCGGGAGGCCGGGGCCGGGCGCCGGAGGCCGAG gacgCGGGTCCAGCTGCCCCGCCTGAACACCGGCAGGCTCTTCCGCCAGCGGCAGGTGCCCGCGCGGCCGGAGGGCGCCGCCGAGACCCACCCAGCGGTCCTGCCTGCCGTCCTCGCCCCCGGTGAGTGCGCGGCAGGGAGGCACGTGGAGGGAGGGACGGACAGCGAGGAGGGAGCAGCCGGCCGACCTCACCCCATCACCGCCCCGCGCAGAGGCCACGCTGCGCCTCCAGCACCGGCAGGCTAG